A DNA window from Acinetobacter sp. 10FS3-1 contains the following coding sequences:
- a CDS encoding gp436 family protein, with product MYATEEDLVARFGDEIENLKTMLPSQSSVTDAIQDATEEINGHIGGRYPLPLPNVPSNLKRMACDIARYRLYFQQPIEEARKRYEDAIAFLKRVADNKAHLQIQLQETNQIVDDQPKGRPSTAPVGTSYTGGVFGDATLDMMPSMK from the coding sequence ATGTATGCGACTGAAGAAGATTTGGTCGCACGATTTGGTGATGAGATCGAAAATCTGAAAACGATGCTTCCTTCTCAGTCTTCAGTAACTGATGCAATTCAGGACGCAACAGAGGAGATTAATGGTCATATCGGTGGTCGTTATCCTTTGCCGCTACCCAATGTGCCCAGTAATTTAAAGCGTATGGCGTGTGACATTGCACGTTATCGTCTTTACTTTCAGCAACCCATCGAAGAGGCTCGAAAGCGTTATGAGGATGCAATCGCATTTTTAAAACGTGTTGCTGATAACAAAGCACATTTGCAGATTCAGTTGCAGGAAACAAACCAGATCGTGGATGATCAACCTAAAGGGCGGCCTTCGACAGCACCGGTCGGTACAAGTTACACCGGTGGTGTATTTGGTGATGCCACTTTAGACATGATGCCCAGCATGAAGTGA